One window of Carassius auratus strain Wakin chromosome 17, ASM336829v1, whole genome shotgun sequence genomic DNA carries:
- the ganc gene encoding neutral alpha-glucosidase C produces MEVNVSAESFESLVPGEIQEKFKKNHDIIFYRRQRDKAVSQYFASFETLVLTERGASLELCERDSQDRLCLQIRATQSGAVRVSLDELQPVKPRYHVSDVLLPDLRFEPLRVNWKREDCVCLTWGLGQYKLLVSFSPFKLEISCDEEEIVTLNPENKLYFETLRDPTRSTSDSCQDDENRCGLWKETFRQFEDIKANGPSSVGMDLSLHGFSHTYGLPEHADTLVLKDTSVTEAYRLYNLDVFGYDINSRLGLYGSVPFLLAHKLERTAGVFWLNASETLVDVKYNPEPNEGEDEPPGKKSKISPQTDVRWISESGTIDCFILLGPTAAQVFSQYAQLTGYQALPPLFSLGYHQCRWNYEDEADVKAVDAGFDLHCIPYDVIWLDIEHTDGKRYFTWDSQLFPNPAELQQHLQKKNRKLVVISDPHIKIDPDWPLYCEAKEGGHFVKNREGVVYEGTCWPGESCYLDFSSSKTRSWYARRFSLSKYEGSTESLFVWNDMNEPSVFNGPEQTMPKDAVHHGGWEHRELHNLYGFYQHMATFEGLLTRSGGTERPFILSRSFFAGSQRLGAIWTGDNVATWEYLKISIPMLLSLSLTGIQFCGADVGGFVQDPDPELLVRWYQAGALQPFFRGHSAKMTKRREPWLFGDDVTSAIRSAVQDRYRLLPYWYTLFHQAHTSALPPIRPLWVEFPSDTSMFAVENQYMIGGALLVCPVTDPGVTEVKVLLPGSDELWYDTNTAAVHNAAITLDLPVTLDTVPVFQRGGTVVPRRAGCGSSTADLQQHPITLTVALDSKGNADGFLYLDDGHSFSYRDQMQFCLRRFTMRAGRLVNSCADDQGLFVSDDKVESVVILGLNSLKRKPKLRPSMKRPKVSVCGAPKTTVTFEFDAKRDVLTLTGLDLEIHKDWEIEI; encoded by the exons CCTCGTGCCGGGTGAGATTCAAGAGAAGTTTAAGAAAAACCATGACATAATATTCTACAG GAGACAGAGAGATAAAGCAGTGTCTCAGTACTTTGCCTCCTTCGAAACTTTAGTACTCACAGAGAGAGGAGCCAGTCTGGAGCTCTGTGAACGGGACTCTCAG GATCGGCTGTGTCTTCAAATACGGGCAACCCAAAGTGGAGCGGTCAGGGTGTCTCTTGATGAGCTACAGCCGGTGAAACCACGCTACCATGTTTCAGATGTACTGCTCCCAGACTTGAGATTTGAGCC GCTGAGAGTTAATTGGAAGAGAGAGGACTGCGTTTGTCTAACTTGGGGTCTGGGACAGTACAAGCTGCTGGTTTCCTTCTCTCCTTTCAAACTAGAGATTTCCTGTGATGAAGAGGAGATCGTCACTCTCAACCCAGAAAACAAACTCTACTTTGAGACTCTGCGCGATCCGACTAG GTCAACTTCAGATTCATGCCAG GACGATGAAAATCGATGTGGGCTGTGGAAGGAAACATTCAGACAGTTTGAGGACATCAAAGCAAATG GTCCTAGTTCTGTGGGGATGGACTTAAGTCTCCATGGGTTCAGCCATACGTATGGTCTTCCTGAACATGCTGATACTCTGGTGTTGAAGGACACAAG TGTCACGGAGGCGTATCGGCTGTACAACCTGGACGTGTTTGGCTATGACATCAATAGCAGGCTGGGTCTTTATGGATCTGTCCCCTTCCTGCTAGCTCACAAGCTGGAGAGGACAGCTGGGGTGTTCTGGCTGAACGCCTCTGAGACGCTGGTTGATGTCAAGTACAACCCAGAGCCAAATGAG GGTGAGGATGAACCTCCAGGGAAGAAAAGCAAGATCTCACCACAGACTGATGTGAGATGGATATCAGAGAGCGGCACAATCGACTGTTTCATTTTGCTGGGACCCACAGCTGCCCAGGTGTTCTCTCAGTATGCTCAACTCACAG GCTACCAGGCTCTTCCTCCACTCTTCTCTTTGGGCTATCACCAATGCCGCTGGAACTACGAGGACGAGGCAGATGTGAAAGCGGTGGATGCTGGATTTGACCTCCACTGTATCCCGTATGATGTCATATGGTTGGACATAGAGCACACCGATGGGAAGCGCTACTTCACCTGGGATTCCCAGCTTTTTCCAAACCCAGCCGAATTACAGCAGCACCTTCAGAAGAAGAACAGGAAG CTGGTTGTTATTAGTGATCCGCACATCAAGATTGATCCTGATTGGCCGCTTTACTGTGAGGCTAAAGAAGGGGGCCATTTCGTGAAGAAtagagaaggtgttgtttatgaaGGAACATGTTGGCCCG GTGAATCCTGTTATTTGGACTTCAGTAGCTCAAAGACAAGGTCATGGTATGCCAGACGGTTCTCTCTAAGCAAATATGAA GGCTCAACAGAGTCTTTGTTTGTGTGGAATGACATGAACGAACCGTCGGTCTTTAACGGGCCAGAGCAGACAATGCCCAAAGATGCAGTGCACCACGGAGGATGGGAACACAGGGAACTGCACAATTTGTATGGCTTTTATCAG CATATGGCTACATTTGAGGGCTTACTAACCCGGTCAGGTGGCACAGAGAGGCCGTTTATCCTTTCACGCTCTTTCTTTGCTGGGTCTCAAAGATTAG GTGCCATCTGGACTGGGGACAATGTTGCTACTTGGGAGTACTTGAAGATTTCAATCCCCATGCTGCTGTCGCTGAGTTTGACAGGAATACAGTTTTGTGGAG ctgatgTAGGCGGCTTTGTACAGGACCCAGACCCTGAGCTTCTGGTCCGCTGGTACCAAGCAGGTGCTCTGCAGCCATTTTTCAGGGGACACTCTGCTAAGATGACCAAGAGGCGTGAGCCCTGGCTGTTTGGGGACGATGTGACCTCTGCGATCCGCTCTGCTGTTCAGGACAGATACCGTCTCCTGCCGTACTGGTACACTCTGTTTCACCAAGCACACACGTCAGCCCTGCCTCCCATCAG ACCTCTTTGGGTAGAGTTTCCCAGCGATACAAGCATGTTTGCGGTGGAAAACCAGTACATGATTG GCGGTGCTCTCCTTGTGTGCCCTGTGACAGATCCTGGGGTCACAGAGGTCAAGGTTCTGCTCCCGGGGTCTGATGAG cTGTGGTATGACACAAACACAGCAGCGGTACACAATGCGGCGATAACTCTGGATCTGCCAGTGACTCTGGACACT GTGCCTGTGTTCCAGCGTGGGGGGACAGTGGTGCCCAGGAGAGCAGGTTGTGGCTCCAGCACTGCAGACTTACAGCAGCATCCCATCACTCTCACTGTGGCCCTGGACAGTAAG GGCAATGCTGATGGATTTCTTTATCTAGATGATGGCCACTCTTTTAGTTACAGAGACCAGATGCAGTTCTGTCTGCGGCGTTTTACCATGCGAGCTGGCAGGCTTGTCAACAG CTGTGCTGATGATCAAGGCTTGTTTGTCTCGGATGACAAAGTGGAATCAGTGGTCATTCTTGGTCTGAATAGCTTGAAAAGAAAACCCAAGCTCAGGCCAAGTATGAAGAGGCCAAAAGTTTCCGTCTGTG GTGCGCCGAAGACAACAGTCACATTTGAATTTGATGCAAAGCGAGATGTGTTAACTTTAACTGGACTGGACCTAGAAATACACAAAGACTGGGAAATAGAAATTTAG